The following proteins are co-located in the Cryptosporangium phraense genome:
- a CDS encoding TetR/AcrR family transcriptional regulator: MDAPEGLRERKKAAARLALHEAAVRLALEHGLDHVTTEAIADAADLSRRTFSNYFASKEDAILDGDVVRLQDWLAALRDRPPSEPPWRALRASLNSLTDRWLDPDLARVTAMRALRQHPSLLARQSAIYGAFERDAAGVLLARSGAHAPDDRRAARVQAAAFLSGLRVAMNLWVEEPDVHHLMPTLDQVLDQLGRGFE, translated from the coding sequence GTGGACGCCCCGGAAGGACTCCGCGAGCGGAAGAAGGCCGCCGCGCGACTCGCGCTGCACGAGGCGGCCGTGCGGCTGGCCCTCGAGCACGGGCTCGACCACGTCACGACCGAGGCGATCGCCGACGCCGCCGACCTGTCCCGCCGGACGTTCTCGAACTACTTCGCCAGCAAGGAGGACGCGATCCTCGACGGCGACGTCGTCCGGCTGCAGGACTGGCTGGCGGCGCTGCGCGACCGGCCGCCGTCCGAGCCGCCCTGGCGCGCGCTGCGCGCGAGCCTCAACTCACTCACCGATCGCTGGCTCGACCCCGACCTGGCCCGGGTCACCGCGATGCGCGCGCTGCGTCAGCACCCGTCGTTGCTGGCTCGCCAGTCGGCGATCTACGGCGCGTTCGAACGCGACGCGGCCGGCGTGCTGCTGGCCCGGTCCGGTGCGCACGCTCCGGACGACCGGCGGGCGGCCCGGGTGCAGGCGGCCGCGTTCCTGAGCGGGCTCCGCGTCGCGATGAATCTCTGGGTCGAGGAACCGGACGTCCACCACCTGATGCCCACGCTCGACCAGGTCCTCGACCAGCTCGGCCGCGGGTTCGAGTGA
- a CDS encoding RNA polymerase sigma factor, whose translation MTTTLRERVRAGDSAAFGELFDSAARPVYNHAYRLLGDWTGAEDAVSLTFLEAWRCRERIDAEGGTLLPWLLGIATNVVRNTARARRRHAAALARLPRVPAEPDFAEALVGHLDDLDQWRAVRAALETLRRPEREVVALCVYAGLDYAATAEALGIPIGTVRSRLSRARAHLRDTVAPARQEAR comes from the coding sequence GTGACGACCACTCTGCGGGAACGCGTGCGGGCCGGGGACTCGGCCGCCTTCGGCGAGCTGTTCGACTCGGCCGCACGCCCCGTCTACAACCACGCCTACCGATTACTCGGTGACTGGACCGGTGCCGAGGACGCGGTCTCGCTGACGTTCCTCGAGGCCTGGCGGTGCCGGGAACGCATCGACGCCGAGGGCGGCACGCTGCTGCCCTGGCTGCTCGGCATCGCGACGAACGTCGTGCGGAACACCGCCCGGGCCCGGCGTCGCCACGCGGCGGCGCTGGCCCGGTTGCCGCGGGTTCCGGCCGAGCCCGACTTCGCCGAGGCGCTCGTCGGGCACCTCGACGACCTCGACCAGTGGCGCGCGGTCCGGGCCGCGCTCGAGACCCTGCGCCGGCCCGAGCGGGAGGTCGTCGCGCTCTGCGTCTACGCCGGGCTCGACTACGCCGCCACCGCCGAAGCGCTCGGCATCCCGATCGGCACCGTGCGCTCGAGGCTGTCCCGGGCGCGCGCCCATCTCCGCGACACCGTTGCGCCGGCCCGGCAGGAGGCCCGATGA
- a CDS encoding RNA polymerase sigma factor, producing MTTSLRHRVRAGDPAAFGELFDVGARRVYNHAYRLLGDWSAAEDTVSLTFLEAWRGRNRVQPEGGPLVPWLLGIATNVARNLARARRRHAAALDRLPQPRDEPDFADEVADKIDVLNSARAAQQALSALRRPEREVFALCVYAELDYVATAEALDIPVGTVRSRLSRARARLRDVAVPPVAAHEEAW from the coding sequence GTGACGACATCCTTGCGCCACCGCGTCCGAGCCGGGGACCCCGCCGCGTTCGGCGAGCTCTTCGACGTCGGGGCCCGACGCGTCTACAACCACGCCTACCGGCTGCTCGGCGACTGGTCGGCGGCCGAGGACACGGTCTCGCTGACGTTCCTCGAGGCCTGGCGGGGCCGGAACCGGGTGCAGCCGGAGGGCGGGCCGCTGGTGCCGTGGCTGCTCGGCATCGCGACGAACGTGGCCCGCAACCTCGCTCGGGCCCGGCGGCGGCACGCGGCCGCACTCGACCGGTTACCCCAGCCGCGCGACGAGCCCGACTTCGCCGACGAGGTCGCCGACAAGATCGACGTGCTGAACTCGGCCCGGGCCGCCCAGCAGGCGCTGAGCGCGCTGCGCCGCCCCGAGCGCGAGGTGTTCGCGCTCTGCGTCTACGCCGAGCTGGACTACGTCGCCACGGCCGAGGCGCTGGACATCCCGGTCGGCACGGTCCGGTCGCGGCTGTCCCGGGCCCGGGCCCGGCTCCGGGACGTGGCCGTTCCCCCGGTCGCCGCGCACGAGGAGGCGTGGTGA
- a CDS encoding sulfotransferase family protein yields the protein MVVRDKVGTVEDLHASATRITGLTDFGDSEYLEGLQVLLESYAAEAALTPAGFSVTRAFLRGALVARLLSEASWAANPGYAKVPIERPIFVTGLPRTGTTALHRLLTADPAHQGLEMWLTEMPQPRPPRETWAADPLYQRLSSAFEQHHVEHPEFMGLHYMSADQVEECWQLLRQSMQSISFECLAHLPRYSAWLAGQDWGSAYRRHRRNLQLIGLPDAGKRWVLKNPSHLFALDALFAAYPDALVIQTHRAPRTAMASVCSLAEAATEGWSTVFRGSVVGRDQLDLWARGLDRFRADRTRYDPAQFFDVEYEEFVADPLGTATRVYEHFGLELTDAARTAMDEIHAESRTGARRPAHRYTLDDFGLTASEVDERFTEYLSAHGT from the coding sequence ATGGTCGTCCGCGACAAGGTCGGCACGGTCGAGGACCTGCACGCCTCGGCCACCAGAATCACCGGCCTCACCGACTTCGGGGACTCCGAGTACCTCGAGGGCCTGCAGGTGCTGCTGGAGTCGTACGCGGCCGAGGCCGCGCTGACCCCGGCGGGCTTCTCGGTCACCCGGGCGTTCCTGCGGGGCGCGCTGGTGGCCCGGCTGTTGTCGGAAGCGTCCTGGGCGGCGAACCCGGGGTACGCGAAGGTGCCGATCGAGCGGCCGATCTTCGTGACCGGTCTCCCCCGCACCGGCACCACCGCGCTGCACCGTCTGCTCACCGCCGACCCGGCCCACCAGGGGCTGGAGATGTGGCTGACCGAGATGCCGCAGCCCCGGCCGCCGCGGGAGACCTGGGCCGCCGATCCGCTCTACCAGCGGCTGTCGAGCGCGTTCGAGCAGCACCACGTCGAGCACCCGGAGTTCATGGGGCTGCACTACATGTCGGCCGACCAGGTCGAGGAGTGCTGGCAGCTGCTTCGCCAGTCGATGCAGTCGATCTCGTTCGAGTGCCTGGCCCACCTGCCCCGCTACTCGGCCTGGCTGGCCGGGCAGGACTGGGGCTCGGCGTACCGGCGGCACCGGCGGAACCTGCAGCTGATCGGCCTGCCGGACGCCGGCAAACGCTGGGTGCTGAAGAACCCGAGTCACCTGTTCGCGCTCGACGCGCTGTTCGCCGCCTATCCGGACGCGCTGGTGATCCAGACCCACCGGGCGCCCCGGACCGCGATGGCGTCGGTGTGCAGCCTGGCCGAGGCGGCGACCGAGGGCTGGTCGACGGTGTTCCGGGGTTCGGTGGTGGGGCGGGATCAGCTCGACCTGTGGGCCCGCGGGCTCGACCGGTTCCGGGCCGACCGGACCCGCTACGACCCGGCCCAGTTCTTCGACGTCGAGTACGAGGAGTTCGTCGCCGATCCGCTCGGCACCGCGACGCGGGTCTACGAGCACTTCGGCCTCGAGCTCACCGACGCGGCCCGCACCGCGATGGACGAGATCCACGCCGAGAGCCGCACCGGCGCCCGCCGTCCGGCACACCGCTACACGCTCGACGATTTCGGGCTGACCGCGTCCGAGGTCGACGAGCGATTCACGGAATACCTGTCCGCGCACGGAACCTGA
- a CDS encoding SDR family oxidoreductase yields MTGLLDDKVVVVSGIGPGLGRSIALRAAAAGADVVLAARTESRLAEVAKEVTALGRRAVTVRADIRSDEETTALVETTLSAFGRADVLVNNAFAIPPLADFADVDLKDVRRGLETNVLGTLALTRKFLPALESAGEASVVMINSAVLRHSRRTFGPYKMAKASLLAMSQSLATEVGPRGIRVNTVAPGYIWAPNLQWYFSYLGEQRGITQQDVYDETAAELDLRRLPEPDEIADAVVFLASPMARAITGQCLDVNCGEWHH; encoded by the coding sequence ATGACGGGTCTTCTCGACGACAAGGTCGTCGTCGTGTCGGGGATCGGGCCGGGCCTCGGCCGGTCGATCGCGCTGCGCGCGGCCGCGGCCGGTGCCGACGTCGTGCTGGCCGCGCGCACCGAGTCGCGGCTGGCCGAGGTCGCGAAGGAGGTCACCGCGCTCGGCCGCCGGGCGGTGACGGTCCGGGCCGACATCCGGTCGGACGAGGAGACCACCGCGCTGGTCGAGACCACGCTCTCGGCCTTCGGCCGCGCCGACGTGCTGGTCAACAACGCGTTCGCGATCCCCCCGCTGGCCGACTTCGCCGACGTCGACCTGAAGGACGTGCGGCGCGGCCTGGAGACGAACGTCCTCGGGACGCTGGCCCTGACCCGGAAGTTCCTCCCCGCCCTGGAATCGGCCGGAGAGGCGTCGGTGGTCATGATCAACTCGGCGGTGCTGCGCCACTCCCGGCGGACGTTCGGGCCGTACAAGATGGCCAAGGCGAGCCTGCTGGCGATGTCGCAGAGCCTGGCCACCGAGGTCGGGCCGCGGGGCATCCGGGTCAACACGGTCGCGCCCGGCTACATCTGGGCGCCGAACCTCCAGTGGTACTTCAGCTACCTCGGCGAGCAGCGCGGGATCACCCAGCAGGACGTCTACGACGAGACCGCGGCCGAGCTCGACCTGCGCCGGCTGCCCGAACCGGACGAGATCGCCGACGCGGTGGTGTTCCTGGCCTCGCCGATGGCCCGGGCGATCACCGGCCAGTGTCTCGACGTCAACTGTGGGGAGTGGCACCACTGA
- a CDS encoding nuclear transport factor 2 family protein, whose amino-acid sequence MESRTLEHLLTLEDLRQLKYRYLRSVDQKDWDGLADTLTEDAVADYGTPAMGDRLLLEGRAAILGFMRENLGPQLISVHAAGQPEITVNGDTAAGTWAFTDLIIAPEYQLVIQGAAFYQDTYRREADGAWRISRTGYDRTYEATLSLDDLPKFRLTSNRWATVDQ is encoded by the coding sequence ATGGAGAGCCGCACGCTGGAACACCTGCTCACGCTGGAGGACCTCCGCCAGCTCAAGTACCGCTACCTGCGCAGCGTCGACCAGAAGGACTGGGACGGCCTCGCCGACACGCTGACCGAGGACGCGGTCGCCGACTACGGGACGCCCGCCATGGGCGACCGGCTCCTCCTGGAGGGCCGGGCCGCGATCCTCGGGTTCATGCGCGAGAACCTCGGGCCGCAGCTGATCAGCGTTCACGCCGCCGGGCAGCCGGAGATCACCGTGAACGGCGACACCGCGGCCGGCACCTGGGCGTTCACCGACCTGATCATCGCGCCGGAGTACCAGCTGGTGATCCAGGGCGCCGCGTTCTACCAGGACACGTACCGCCGGGAGGCCGACGGCGCCTGGCGGATCAGCCGCACCGGGTACGACCGCACCTACGAGGCGACGCTCTCGCTGGACGACCTGCCCAAGTTCCGGCTGACGTCGAACAGGTGGGCCACCGTTGACCAATAA
- the cysD gene encoding sulfate adenylyltransferase subunit CysD, translating into MTVSYELTHLQGLEAEAVHIVREVAATFERPVLLFSGGKDSVVMLHLATKAFWPAPVPFPVLHIDTGHNFDEVLSFRDLAVERAGVRLIVGRVQDDIDSGAVADDPVAGRNRLQTTTLLRTIGEHRFDAVFGGARRDEEKARAKERVFSFRDRYGQWDPRGQRPELWNLYNGRHKPGEHIRVFPLSNWTELDIWRYIRDEGIELPPLYYAHRRPVVARDGMLLAVTRFLPLLAGEEPVSSLVRFRTVGDATCTGCVESAAATPDDVVAEVAATRVTERGATRADDRISAAGMEDRKREGYF; encoded by the coding sequence ATGACCGTGTCCTATGAGCTGACCCATCTGCAGGGCCTGGAAGCCGAAGCGGTCCACATCGTCCGGGAGGTCGCGGCGACGTTCGAGCGTCCGGTGCTGCTGTTCTCCGGCGGCAAGGACTCGGTCGTGATGCTGCACCTGGCGACCAAGGCGTTCTGGCCCGCTCCGGTGCCGTTCCCGGTGCTGCACATCGACACCGGCCATAACTTCGACGAGGTTCTGTCCTTCCGGGATCTGGCCGTCGAGCGCGCCGGCGTCCGGTTGATCGTCGGACGGGTCCAGGACGACATCGACTCGGGCGCCGTCGCCGACGATCCCGTCGCCGGGCGCAACCGTCTCCAGACGACGACCCTCCTGCGGACGATCGGCGAGCACCGTTTCGACGCGGTGTTCGGTGGGGCTCGGCGGGACGAGGAGAAGGCGCGCGCGAAGGAGCGGGTGTTCAGCTTCCGCGACCGGTACGGGCAGTGGGACCCGCGCGGGCAGCGTCCCGAGCTCTGGAACCTCTACAACGGCAGGCACAAGCCCGGCGAGCACATCCGGGTGTTCCCGCTCTCGAACTGGACCGAGCTCGACATCTGGCGCTACATCCGGGACGAGGGCATCGAGCTGCCGCCGCTCTACTACGCGCACCGGCGTCCGGTCGTGGCCCGGGACGGGATGCTGCTGGCCGTCACCCGGTTCCTTCCACTGCTCGCCGGTGAGGAACCGGTTTCCTCGCTCGTTCGATTCCGCACGGTCGGGGACGCGACCTGCACCGGCTGCGTGGAGTCGGCCGCGGCCACGCCGGACGACGTCGTGGCCGAGGTGGCGGCAACGCGGGTCACCGAGCGCGGCGCGACCCGGGCCGACGACCGCATCTCCGCGGCCGGCATGGAGGACCGCAAGCGGGAGGGCTACTTCTAA
- the cysC gene encoding adenylyl-sulfate kinase codes for MKSLRIATAGSVDDGKSTLVGRLLYDSKATFTDQLAAVEQASRDRGEELNLALLTDGLRAEREQGITIDVAYRYFATPKRSFVIADTPGHIQYTRNMVTGASTADLALILVDASLGLTEQSRRHAFLASLLGVPHVVLCVNKMDLVGYTAERFEQISADFERFAARLDVHDLSVIPVSALHGDNVVHRSAAMPWYEGLPLLHHLEQVHVASDRNLIDARFPVQYVVRSPSFRGYAGTLAGGVMRPGDEVVALPSGFTTTVRAIWAPGGVRLDEAFAPQAVTLQLADDLDVGRGDLLCRPGNRPHVGSDLDAMLCWFGERSGLSVGGRYVLRHTTAETRVRVTALEYRLDVNTLHRDPDATDLTLNQIGRARLHAQRPVLFDAYRRNRATGGFILVDEVSNETVAAGMITGPSVRSSSVSWHSSGVSRSDRSSSGATVWLTGLPASGKSSVAVELERRLVAAGRPAYLLDGDNLRHGLTSDLGFGPADRSENVRRVGEVAKLFADAGVVAVVSLVSPYRADRDAVRALHRAADLPFVEVFVDTPVEVCAERDPKGLYARGEPGLTGVSAPYEPPQAAELVLRPADGDPVTTAGLIAELLTG; via the coding sequence ATGAAGTCATTGCGGATCGCGACCGCCGGTTCGGTCGACGACGGAAAGTCCACGCTGGTCGGGCGGTTGCTGTACGACTCCAAGGCGACGTTCACCGACCAGCTCGCCGCGGTCGAGCAGGCCAGCCGCGACCGGGGCGAGGAGCTGAACCTCGCCCTGCTCACCGACGGCCTGCGGGCCGAGCGTGAGCAGGGCATCACGATCGACGTCGCCTACCGCTACTTCGCGACGCCCAAGCGCTCGTTCGTCATCGCCGACACTCCGGGGCACATCCAGTACACCCGGAACATGGTGACCGGGGCGTCGACCGCGGACCTGGCGCTGATCCTGGTCGACGCGTCGCTGGGGCTCACCGAGCAGTCCCGGCGGCACGCGTTCCTGGCCAGCCTGCTCGGCGTCCCGCACGTCGTGCTGTGCGTCAACAAGATGGACCTGGTCGGGTACACGGCCGAGCGGTTCGAGCAGATCAGCGCCGACTTCGAGCGGTTCGCGGCCCGGCTCGACGTCCACGATCTGTCGGTGATCCCGGTCTCGGCGCTGCACGGCGACAACGTCGTCCACCGGAGCGCGGCGATGCCCTGGTACGAGGGGCTGCCACTGCTGCACCACCTCGAGCAGGTGCACGTCGCCTCCGACCGGAACCTGATCGACGCCCGCTTCCCGGTGCAGTACGTCGTGCGGTCGCCGAGCTTCCGCGGGTACGCCGGCACGTTGGCCGGCGGCGTGATGCGTCCGGGTGACGAGGTCGTGGCGCTGCCGTCGGGGTTCACGACCACCGTCCGGGCGATCTGGGCGCCGGGAGGCGTCCGCCTGGACGAAGCGTTCGCACCGCAGGCGGTGACCCTGCAGCTCGCCGACGACCTCGACGTCGGGAGGGGAGACCTGCTGTGCCGGCCGGGAAACCGGCCGCACGTCGGGTCCGACCTGGACGCGATGCTCTGCTGGTTCGGCGAGCGCAGCGGGCTGTCGGTCGGTGGGCGGTACGTGCTGCGGCACACGACCGCGGAGACCCGCGTGCGGGTGACCGCGCTGGAGTACCGGCTGGACGTGAACACGCTGCACCGGGATCCGGACGCTACGGACCTCACGCTCAACCAGATCGGACGGGCGCGGCTGCACGCGCAGCGGCCGGTGCTGTTCGACGCGTACCGGCGGAACCGGGCGACCGGTGGGTTCATCCTGGTGGACGAGGTCTCGAACGAGACGGTGGCGGCCGGGATGATCACCGGGCCCTCGGTGCGGTCGTCGTCGGTGTCGTGGCACTCCTCCGGCGTGTCTCGATCGGACCGGTCGTCGTCCGGCGCGACGGTCTGGCTGACCGGGCTGCCGGCCTCGGGGAAGTCGTCGGTGGCGGTGGAGCTCGAGCGCCGGTTGGTGGCCGCCGGGCGGCCGGCGTACCTGTTGGACGGCGACAACCTGCGCCACGGACTGACGTCCGACCTGGGCTTCGGTCCGGCGGACCGGTCGGAGAACGTCCGCCGCGTCGGTGAGGTCGCCAAGCTCTTCGCGGACGCCGGAGTGGTGGCGGTGGTGTCGCTCGTGTCGCCGTATCGTGCGGATCGGGACGCCGTCCGGGCGCTGCACCGGGCCGCGGACCTGCCGTTCGTCGAGGTGTTCGTGGACACGCCGGTCGAGGTGTGCGCCGAGCGGGATCCGAAGGGGCTGTACGCGCGGGGGGAGCCGGGGCTGACCGGGGTGTCGGCCCCGTACGAGCCGCCGCAGGCGGCCGAGCTGGTGCTACGCCCCGCCGACGGCGACCCGGTGACGACCGCCGGGCTCATCGCGGAGCTGCTGACCGGCTGA